The Trachemys scripta elegans isolate TJP31775 chromosome 24, CAS_Tse_1.0, whole genome shotgun sequence region ATCCGTTTGCCATGGAAAAATGTGGAATTTGCATtcttacagagaatctttagtttttacattctgtgaaaaaataaaaacctatatTAACAATTAATTAAATTTTATTGAAAGTGCCAATGCCACTTATTCAATGAGCACAACCACCccctcttgtggttgattttttaATTCGTTTTAAATTAACAGCTGAAACCTATTTATCTGATTTAATTGGGACGGGGGCCAGATCGGATAATCAAAAATTGGGATAATCAGGAGAACTGGCAAAGAGCTTTGAATCCCTTATTTTAAGATGgggggctcaggctgtcagccccgCGCAGCTGGCACTTGGGCTGTCAGCCCTAGGAGACTGGTGGGTTGGTTAGTAtggagagctggataatggaAACTTGGATAAACGGGCTTCTACTGTATATCAATACAccattgtgttcaactgatacctgtAGGTATGGTGCCTatggaaactaaagttcagcctTTCATTTTAACTGaggaaaaatgcaaatttttatgGTTTTTAATCAGAGAAGTTTGGTTTTTTATCACGGAAAACTAGGATCTCTGCTGCTGTCAGCCTTGAGCTCCACCCATGGCCTGGACCCGAGCTGAGCACAGAGCTAAGAATCATGGGTGGGCCCAGGCTGGGATCAGCTTGGAGACCTTAAccatgaaaatattataatgattTGGTGGTTGAGGGTGTAGATGTGTCACCCCTGCCAGCCCCATcatggaatgggggcagggtcaTTGGGCATCCAGCGGAGCTACCACCCCCATGTGCAAATGGTTCCCCAGCCGCCATGCTCTGCTGCACCAGCATGGGCTGGCTGAATGGGAATGGCTGTGACCCGTTGGTGGGTTCTGTGTTGCTCTCACtcagggttggtctacactgcaattagacagcctggctggcccatgtcagctgactccagCTGGTGGGGCTCAagcaaaggggctgtttaattggggtgtaggaaggtcctgggaggtgggagggtcccagcgcttgggctgcagccaaagctggaatgtctacactgcaattaaacagccctttagctgATATGAATCAGGACCATAAACAGTGGGAAACGCTAGAGGGTAACAGAAAGAGAGCGGGAAGGGACGGCACCTTCTGGTCTCATTTCAGAGACATTTAAAACCTAAGTGACCTGGAAGAGAGTGAGGAGAATTCCTGTGCGAGAAAATCACAGACAAAAAGAGGTGAGTGGAAGGGTGGGAGCCTAGAGAAACAATGCAACAGGTAGGGTTATAGCTAAGCAGACAGTAGGAAAATGGATATGTACAGCCAGCCATGGAGGCGGGTGAGCTAATCAGGAGCCAAGCTTTCCAAGGGGAGGGCGCTGTCTGGCAAGGGGCAATGCTGATACACTGAGAGAATGGGCAGGAGTTTGCAATGCAGTGTGGCTGCATGAaaagccaatgggatttgggtCTGCCTGTGCCAAGGGCTTATCCCAGCAGTGAAAGGCAGGGCCCGGCGCAGCTCTGCAAGTCAGAATTCACCAGATTAGTGGGAGGAACCCAGGCAAATGGTACTGAGTGCACGTCAGGATCCCATCCTGCCCCTGAGATCTGCGGTGAGCAGGGAAGCTCACGGAGAGCCGCACCAGCCCTGATGCCAGGTACATTTATGAGCAGACTGGACCAAGCACTGGAAAGCTGACTGAGGAGCATCCAGTGCTGGGGCCCAGGGTGGGAGGCCTAGACAGCACCTCCCAGCCTCTCTCAGCTCTGTGCTTAGGCCCAGTGTGTGCGACAGGGAATGGCACAAACCCCAGGGGCTGGAGATCACATTCTCCTTTGTGCTAGACTTGCCAGGGTTTatggcacagttgccaactttcaagtGGTAAATAAgaaccccgactttcacaataaaccaaaaatcaagctaatctcatttcaaaacaaggccaaaacaagccaatccctaagaaccccaacactctatgtgaccaGATCccctggcgtgcagtctgggactgtggtgggcccgctgagcacccctggctctctctctctcttgcccctgcttgccccttgccccagcttgccccctgcttgctgggagccaataaaaaaaaataagaagccacaagctacaagccaaaactagccaacaagcaactcacaagccaattaagccaaaaacaagcccaatttctgcgtttttgctgcgggtttggcatgtctggttcaTAGCTGCAGACAGCACGCCCCGGGGGCAGGTCACTCTCTGAAAGCAGACAGCAGGAGTTGGAGCTTTGGCCGGGGCTGCACCGCTACTGAATGCGGCCTGTGCTCACAGGATCAGAATAACAGCCTGTGTTTCAGGAACACATCACCTACTAATTCATAGTGCAAATTATTCCAGCCAAAGATGTAGCGGGAAAAGGACCCACCCCACATTATAGATTGCATGTCATAGAGGACATGGTCCCACATGTACACGTCAGTCATTTCACCTGTAAAAGAATTATATAAATCAAACCCGCCCCCGAAGgagtcctgctcctgccccaggatGATCACAGCCTCAGTACTGACGGAGTAGCCTTTCCGCAGCCCTTTCCTGGGTAAGGGCTTCCCGTTCACCCAAAGCTCGGCTATGCCCGTGGCGGATTCCCAGGTGGCACAGACGTGCTCCCAGTCCATACGGGTCTCTGGGACTCTGAAGGTCACAAATTCCCCCCCCACGTATAGTCTGTACTCCCTGGAGCTGGATTTGAAGAGCAGGATCTCGTCGTCATAGGCCTTGGTGGCATAGGAGAAGAGGGCGTATGGCCGGGGCAGGTCAGTGTAGGATCTCAGACACACGGTAAAATTCTGCAGTGGCTGCTCTGGCTTCGGCTTCAGGATAACATAGGAGTCGTTGGATGCTCTCGGGAAAACAAACACCTTACGGAAGAGgtctgggaggagaagggagatgggTGGGGGGTGTTTCTTTGTCAGGGTAAGAGACCTGATTGGTACCACTCTTCCTAGTTAACCGCTGAGGCCCCTAAATCTCCCCCCCCACcgtgctatcccagccctgaggccaacccagctctgccaatgtccctCAATCACCCTCACCTCACTACCCTGGCCCTGGATCcgacccagctctgccaatgcccccaattccccccaccctgctatcccagccctgggtcgtatccagctctgccaatgcccctgaTTCCCCCcgccctgctatcccagccctgggtcgtacccagctctgccaatgcccccgATTCCCCCCGCCCTGCTATCCCAGCTCTGAGGCTAACCAAATTCtgtcagtgcccctcactcccccgCACcatgctatcccagccctgggccgtACCCAGCTCTGCTAATGCCCTCAACGCCTCCCAcaccctgctatcccagccccaaTTAAGAGGGATAGATTGGGGCTAGTTGAAAAGCCTTATGTCTGCCTGGCAACTGGCAACACCTGCCAGCCTGATAGGCAGCCGCTACAAAGGCTGGGAAGGAGCCAGAAAGAGGTCAGTCAGGGAGGGAGGTGGACGCCCTCTAGCTGGTTACTGACCCAGCCTGCGGTAGGCGAGACACCTATACGGATTGTATATAGTTGGACACTGGTGGTTGGATTTTAAATGCTTAAAGAATAAAGGATACGGGTGTTGCACAGAGTTGAAGTCCCCTGGACTTATTTGGGAGGGCAACCAGCCCCAGAAGAAGAGGGGCCGGCCGTGCACCCCGTGACATGTGGGAGCTTGTCCGAGATCCTTTTGTGCCAGAGCTACAGTTTGGCAACCTGGAGATGGAGGGAACCCTGCAGCGGCTGgctcagcagcaggaggagatgcaGAAGGTGCTGCAGGCCTTCCAGCAATCCCCCCAGATGGAGAGATGGGCTCTACTCGCCTGGCAGGCCGTGCAGCGGAGGACTTTACAGGACTTTATTAAGGAGCAGGTGGGGTTGCAGCAACAACTCCTGCAGAAACTACTGAATTCCTTGAGGGGAGATGGCACCCACACTACGGGGTTGGGCCTTTGTAAAATGGGCCCCGATGATGAGCCCGACACTTTCCTCTGCACCTTTGAGTGAGTGGCCATGGGCACCGGATGGGACAGGGAAACCTGGGCCCTACAGCTAGCCCCCAATCTAACCCCCAGCCAGCGTGCGGACACTCCGGGGGTGGGCAGGACGACCGCTGGGGCCGTGTGTGACTCCCAGGCAGCGTGTGGACACTCCGGAGGTGGACAGGGCGAGGGCTGGGGCTGCGTGTGACGCTCAGCCAGTGTGCGGACACTCTGGGGGTGGGCAGGGTAAGCGCTGGGGCCGTGTGTGACCCCCAGGCAGCGTGCGGACACTCTGGCAGTGGGCAGGGCGAGCGCTGGGGCCGTGTGTGATCCCAGGCAGCGTGCAGACACTCCGGAGGTGGGCAGGGCGAGGGCTGGGGCCGCGTGTAACCCCCAGCCAGTGTGCGGACACTTCGGGGGTGGGCAGGGCGAGCGCTGGGGCTGCGTGTGGCCCCCAGCCAGCGTGCGGACACTCCGGAGGTGGGCACGGCGAGCGCTGGCTGCGGGGAGGTAACAGCTGCAGGGCTGCCTGGCTGCAGGGATTCAGAACGTGAATCTGGATGGGGCACTTTGGGTCAGGGGCTGTTGCCTTCACTGAGACCGTCCCCTATTCCCCGCCCAGCCACTGTGCCTGAGCAAGGAGAGCAGGAGTGGGCTGGGGGCCTTTCCCATCCTGGGTGCTTTGCATTGGCCCTGGCACCTACCTCCTCCCCAGGCATCATTGGATCTGCAccctggaggagaggggagaggtgggtacacactgcaccccctgctggtCACAGGGAAGTGGAGAAGTGAACAGCCCCCTGCTGtctctggggctggggacagaTGGACCCCACGGCCACCTTCCCCAAGTCCCAGACAGCACGCTCCTGGGGAAGCAGCATTCGAATGAGGCTCTTTTAATTGAAAGGGCCCGTCAGCCCATGGCCACATTGGCACTTTGCTCACCAGGAGACAGGGCACAAAAGTGGATGCTGGTGCTGGCGAAAGCCCCCTccggtgggggcaggagggagctcagtgcCCTGGCTGCTGCCATGTGCCCTTACTGGGGCCGAGAGCTGCAGGGACGTACCGATCATCTCCAGGCTGTACTTGGCCACAGAGCTGCCCCAGGCACTGGTGGCCGTGCAGATGTAGGTGCCAGTTTCATTCTTGCCGACGGGAGGAAGGGTGAGGATGCGGTCAGGGTTTATCTGCAGGGGGACATCGCTGCCTTCCTTTGTCCACAGGAACTCCAGGGGGCTAAGAGGAGGGGGGTTAGTGAGAGATAAGGAGTGCTTTCCCGAGGGGCACACATTGGGACAGGTCTGACTGCAGTCCCACAGCAGCGCCTCTGGGGCAGGCCCCGGCAGGTGATATCAGCACACAGCAATGCTGCAGCTATTCCCCAACAGCCGGTGAAGGACACCAGCGCCAAGAGGCCTGGTCCTCTGTCGCCAGGCACTTTCTCTCGTCGGTCACACCAGGATGGGGCGAGTGCAGAGGCCGCGTATAATGCTACTAGTGAGATCTGGCAGCGTGTGCTACCCCCTCTGCAATGACGTGGGCacgaggcagggcagggcagagccaggcctggATCTCCTAGGGAGCGGGGTACGTGGGGCTTGTCCCGAAAGGCAGCACAGATTCCCAATGTGGCAATCGTGCTCAGGGCAAGAACTCAGAGAGCAGGCAAGTGGCCACAGGGAGGCGCCTGGCTAGTCCTGCACTGGGTGGTCTATACTCTGAACCCAGCATCCCACTTTCTGCGGGTGTGGGGTGGAAAGTTTGTGCTCCGACAGGTCTGATCTCACTGCTCCATGCACAGCGCAGGGCTCAGCAAAAGCTGCAGGGGGGGTGTTCAGCATTTCCCGCCCTGTGGGGATGATCCTGGTGTGACCCATGTTGTGTCCTGGGCCCTACCGATGGGTGCAGGGTGGGCatgatgggagggggaggggcgaaCACTACAGGCCCAGGGTCGGGGTGGGTgcaatgggagggggaagggtgagtGCTACAGGTGCAGGGTGGGtgtgatgggagggggaggggtgtgcgctatgggcacagggttggggtggaggtgatgggagggggaggggcatgcGCTAtgggcacagggtgggggtgaatatgatgggagggggaggggtgagcGCTATGAGCTCAAGGTGGGAGTGGGTgtgatgggagggggaagggtgagcACTATGGGCCCAGGGTGGAGGTGGGTGTgacgggagggggaggggcgagCGCCATGGGTGCAGGGTGGATGTGGGtgtgagaggagggggaagggcgaGCTCTATGGGTGCAGGGTGGGGCGGGCATGATGGGAGGGAAGATTGGGCActaggggtcagggtgggggtgggggtgatgggAGGCGGACGGGCGAGCGCTATGGGTGCAGGGTGGAGCGGGCATGATGGGAGGGGGAAGATTGGGCACTAGGGGTCAGGGTGGAGATGGGTgcgatgggaggggaggggtgagctctatgggtgcagggtgggggtgggcactGTGGGCGGTGTAAGTGTTTTGGCTGCAGGGTGTGGTGGatgcaatggggggaggggggagctcttGGGCGcagggtgggggtgctgggaaggGGGCTACTAGAGCAAGAGCAGCCAAGGGgagaggtgagggggaggggagctccttACCCAGGATCCCCTGGGACGTCACACTGCAGCTGCAGCTCTCTgcccgggctggggtaggggggccGCGGGCCTCTGCCTGCTTGCAAACCACAGGTGATATAATCCTTATCTATTACTAACTATGTGCTCCCAGGCAAATGTCTGAGGGTGTGGCAGTTACTAGACAGGCTTTGTATTTGTTTCTGAAGCTGTGTAGGATGTTTTCATTATAGGTAAATCACCTGACAGGTCACTCCCCATTTACTCACCTTCTTGTGTCGCTGAGCCAATCAGagttggcgggggtggggggggatatgTTATAAATATAGCTGCTGAAGACAGCCCTGTGATATCAGTGGCTGGTCAATGAAAGAGCTGGTGAGTGTCTGCTGCGAGGGATGGTTTTGCTGACAGCTCTGAGAAACGTTTGGTAAAGGAGGATGCTGATGTTCGTATGAAACTCTGAAGAAGCCAGGCATGAATACTACATATTATGGCCACATCACAGAGACTTAgagccagattcacaaaggtttaggtgcctacatcccAATTTTAGGCTCCACTCCAAACTCCCGCCACACCCTtgggcacctaaactcactcagcacctacattttcagggtaaaagttccttaggcacctaagcttCTGCCTTTGGGCCTGCGCAtggctgcctccctctaggcatctAGACACCTATCTCCCACATAAGCCCCAGCGTGAATCGCAAACCAGGGaagacggggtgggggtgggagaggggggcggAGAAGCTTATCTTGTGTGTGGGGACCGATCCGGTAGGTGTTCTCAGggctgcctactggattgggtcccattcaaatCTGGCAGGATGAGGAGGACATAGTGTCACCACCCAGCTTCTAGCCCAGTGGGTGGCACacacagctgggatgtgggagaccgaGGATCAATTctcccctcaggcagagggggagaaaagatttgaacaggggtctgcCGCATCCCAGGTGATGCTCCAACCCTTGGGCTAAAGGTTAGAAGGGGggcaccagctcctcctcctgcagctgtttTGGGTGGAGTTAGGCACCTCCCTAGCACCATCTCTCAAGAGCCAGCTTAGGCACCCAAGCCACCTGACTCCTGGAGAGGGGTCACCATTCGCAGAGCTAGGTACAGAATtctgtgagggggcggggcttaggACACATCCCTCTGCTCTGCATCTCCCTTTGGCTGCCTTGATGGTTCCCCGCCTAGCTCAGCTGTGTGAGTGGCAGTGTCAGGTGcctctcacctccccccccattcATTGTCTATAGAGCTCAGGTGTCTGAGTCAAGCTTTGTGAATCGCAGGGCATTCCTGTGactttctaggtgcctaaaagcgAGGCCTTGTGACACTGAGCAGTGCCATGCCAATGTCCCTTTGTAACTTTAGCCCTTTTGTTGTCTTTTATCTAATCTCAGGGTAACTAAGGTGCAGGAGCTACTCTGCGGCAAAAATCCAGAGAGGACAAGGCATTTTAGTCTTAGCAGGCAGGAAAGGGCCTGAGAAAATGTCTCTGGAATACAATCCAGGCCACTGTGCTCACAGATTTGTGCCAAAGTACAGAAGTACAAATTCTGCATTGAAAACTTGCTCAGTGTGTGTAACAGTGGCAAAGGGGGTACGTCTGTGTAAGGAACAATGGCAGACGTTCTGCCtaataaattatatttcaaatgtaTTCGTGTTTCAAAAACTGTTTACAAGGCTTTACACTGGTTTCAGTGTTTTGTGtccattaaatgtttgttttctgtagAAACATAATGGCCTAATGTACAATGGTGTAACCAGTCTGACAGCTgctgttggcagcaacaagggctgggttcaatatctagggcacgggtggccaaactgtggctcgcgagctgcatgcggctcttttacaatTAAACTGCAGCTTGCAGagtcccccccattcctcccattctctgcctaccagactgatggtgtgtgtgggggggagaacttggggcttctgctctgcagcggggtggtggggggctaagggcttctgcccagcgggaAGGGGGGTCTCGGGGTTTCAGCCCCATGGGGCACttctgctggggctcagggattCAGCAGGAGTGGGTCTGAAGCCTggacaccctcctccccacagggAAGAAGCCCCGCTCCGGCTGGTGTGccccggctctcgaacttctgaagattttcGTATGCGGGCCAGTAAGTTTGACCACCCTGATCTGGTGATAGTGGGTGCTATTAGGAGGGGGTCTtcttcttaacagcctgatattacagtgttttagggtgtgtctacactacgaaattaggtcgattttatagaaattgatttttagaaatcgattttatacagtcgattgcatatgtccacactaagcacattaagtcagcggagtgcgtcctcactaccgtggctagcatcgacttacagagcggtgcactgtgggtagctatcccatagttcccacagcctctgccgcctattggaattctgggttaagctcccaatgcctgatggttttgggtacatgtcgtcagtcgctcctccctccatgaaagcaatggcagacaatcgtttcgcgccttttttcctgggttacccgtgcatatgccataccatggcaagcatggagcctgctcagttaaactataggctgagcaagtggagaatggtggtagaatgtgcctttggatgtttaaaagctcactggcgctgttggtcagacctcagcgcaaccaacattcccattgttattgctgcttgctgtgtgctccataatagctgtgagagtaagggggagatgtttatggcaggatgggaggttgaggcaaatcgcctgacatccgattttgagcagccagacaccagggcgattagaagagcacagcaaggcgtgctgcacatcagagaggctttgaaaaccagtttcacgaCCGGCCAaccttcggtgtgacagttgtgtgtgtttctccttgatgcaaacccaccccctttgttgattttaattccttgtaagccaatcaccctccccccctttgaaataaagtaactattgttttgaaaccatgcattctttctttattaattaaaaaaaaaaaagagagataatggacaaggtagcccaggtggggtaggagaggaaggaagggcaAGGCCACaatgcttattgtagccacactaaaaatcaaactgtttgaatgacagccttctgttgcttgggccatcctctggagtggagtggctgggtgcccggaggttctccccccgcattcttgggcgtctgggtgaggaggctatggaacatggggaggaggggaggcggttatacagtggatgcagcgggggtctgtgctcttgttggctttcctgcagctccaacaggtGCTTCATCGTGTCCATTTGCtctcccattagcctcagcatcgcgtcctgcctccgctctttgtgctcatttaattctttcctggcctctgccactgaatgcctccatgcattaagctgtgccctatcagtgcaggaggactgcatgaggcctgaaaacatgtcatcacgagtgcattttttttgccttctaatatgagataacctcagggacggagatgatagggggagcgtagaaacattctacgattctggggggactgcatggtcacctgtgctgctgagttcgccacgctgacaaaacaggaaatgaaattaaaaagttcctggggcttttcctgtatacctggctagtgcatcggagttcaaagtgctgtccagagcggtcacaatggagcactctgggatagctcccggagcccaATACTGTCgatttgtgtccacactaccccaaatttgacccagcaaggtcgattttagagCTACTCCCCTcctcggggaggagtacagaagtcaattttaagagacCTTTAGGTtgatggaacggggttggttgtgtggatgcaggTTATttttaaatcgatctaacgcggctaaattcaacctaaccctgtggtgtagatcaggccttaaagtaatttagatggaatgtgaggatgtgacttcctgcttctcagctaatGGCTGCTGCTCGGCTGCTCTTTTAATGTCGCTGCTGACAAAGACCTTAGGCTTTAGGCCTTAcaatatggctgcagacaaaggccttatcCGTACAGTCCCCTGCTTAATGAGGCTTTTACCAAAGCCATCATTACCTTTCCAGGAGTCCAATACTCAGACCTGCTGAGCTTGGGCTTGCCTCCTGGGTATAATTAACAAGGGTCTTATTTGACTTGGCATGCCAGCTTCCTGTAGTCTTCTAACAGTTTTCTTCATCCAGCAAGCCAAAGCTATTATGCTCACTAATAAAGCCAATTGCATTCCAATGATCATCACAATCGGGCGAACCATTATATTTAGCATACCAGTTGCAGAAGGCGACTACCCTAATAGTGTTTCCCACCAGGAGTGACGTTCTGCATCTGCAATAGTTTTCAGTACATGAGTGATTTCTGTATTATCACGTTGTACTTCAATACGTATTTGTTCTCCTGTCTTTGCAATATCTTGTAAATGCGAATGTAACATAGGATGGATTAACAATTTTCTTATCATGGTCATATTCATGCCTAAGGTTACAGGCGTTACAATTGTGGTTTAAACTTCAAGTAGTTTACAGTCCATACAGGTACATAGTATTCAAAATCACAACTTTTAATCTTTGTAATGTTGCAAAAACATCTATTAACTAAATAAGTCATAAAATACAATTCCTTATTGTCTACTACTACCACTGGACAATGATTTCTAACACAAACACATCCCCTTCCTGCATATACAACAGCTGACTTTTGTTCAGTGAATATATTAAACATACATCTTTGGATTCCTTTGACTTTAACATAGAAACATTTATCTCTTTCTTGTAAATGTTTTGATCCTCACACACATATCTCAAATTTTCATGGACCACACACTGAAATATGTTAATGGTTTTCCATTGTTGGTTTCCTTTACATGCCCAGGAATGATGATCAGTGGAATATATAACCAGGTTTTTTGTTAGCTGGATTCCCACAGATACCACTGGATATATATCAATAGTTAGACTGGGGTGTACAGTTACTACATATGCTTGTAGAACCATTGTATCTTTATTTAGGGTAAAATTTACCAATTTCCACCACGCCATTAATTGTCTCTCCCCTTCTGTAACATTTTCCCACAACTTTTTAATTCCAAAGGTAAATTTCCTTGCATGCCTTCCCAGATTATTTGAATGACCAACTGCTCACTTATTTCCTGGGCCTGTGTACAGGCTAATGCCAAGGACACATTTTCTTGTATTGATTCCATAGTCCCTGCTAACAATAACAAATTCTTTTCACCTTGCTGTTGCCATACTGgcatatgtgggcagagttggcattgaggtttgttgcatgggttggttcctgagttagagttgttatggtgcggtgcatggttgctggtgatgatagggcgtccaggatttcccacatatctacaccagcaacaccatcactggacctaaccagatcagctacaacatcaccggctcattcacctgcacgtccaccaatgttatatatgccatcatatgccagcaatgcccctctgctatgtacattggccaaactggacagtcactacgcaagaggataaatggacacaagtcagatatcaggaatggcaatatacaaaaacctgtaggagaacacttcaacctccctggccacacaatagcagatgtaaaggttgccatcttacagcaaaaaaacttcaggaccagactccaaagagaaactgctgagctccagttcatttgcaaatttgacaccatcagatcaggattaaacaaagactgtgaatggctatccaactacagaaacagtttctcctcccttggtgttcacacctcaactgctagcagag contains the following coding sequences:
- the CRP gene encoding C-reactive protein, whose amino-acid sequence is MQQRVLCLLLLAGTMESIQENVSLALACTQAQEISRGPRPPYPSPGRELQLQCDVPGDPGPLEFLWTKEGSDVPLQINPDRILTLPPVGKNETGTYICTATSAWGSSVAKYSLEMIDLFRKVFVFPRASNDSYVILKPKPEQPLQNFTVCLRSYTDLPRPYALFSYATKAYDDEILLFKSSSREYRLYVGGEFVTFRVPETRMDWEHVCATWESATGIAELWVNGKPLPRKGLRKGYSVSTEAVIILGQEQDSFGGGFDLYNSFTGEMTDVYMWDHVLYDMQSIMWGGSFSRYIFGWNNLHYELVGDVFLKHRLLF